The Setaria viridis chromosome 6, Setaria_viridis_v4.0, whole genome shotgun sequence genome contains a region encoding:
- the LOC117860208 gene encoding O-methyltransferase ZRP4, producing the protein MGSTQEQHYTDQQALLDAQLELWHSTFAFIKSMALKSAMELRIADAIHHHGGTATITQIATKVQLHPSKIPCMRRLMRLLSVTGIFSIANAKHSAGDGDCVYGLTPASRLLVGTLSLTPTLSLILHNTFVSPFLGLATWFEHELPDLTLFEISHGKTAWDVIGHDETVSPLFNAAMVADSRFLMDIAIKECGYVFQGISSLIDVAGGHGAAAQAISKAFPHIDCSVLDLSHVVASAPASTGLKYIAGDMFESIPPANAVFLKWVMHDWDDSKCVTILKNCKKAIPPRDAGGKVIIVDTVVGAGPSNLKHRETEVLYDLFIMVVNGIERDEQEWRKIIFEAGFTEYKIIPVLGVRSIVELYP; encoded by the exons ATGGGATCCACCCAGGAGCAACACTACACTGATCAGCAGGCCTTGCTCGATGCTCAGCTTGAGCTTTGGCACAGCACATTCGCATTCATCAAGTCCATGGCACTTAAATCCGCCATGGAACTCCGCATCGCCGACGCAATCCATCATCATGGCGGCACTGCCACCATCACCCAAATAGCCACCAAGGTCCAACTTCACCCCTCAAAGATACCATGCATGCGTAGACTCATGCGCCTGCTCAGTGTCACCGGCATCTTCAGCATTGCCAATGCCAAGCACTCCGCtggtgatggtgattgtgtCTATGGTCTCACTCCGGCATCTCGACTTCTTGTCGGCACTCTGAGCTTGACTCCTACACTAAGCTTGATTCTCCATAACACTTTTGTGTCCCCCTTCCTCGGTCTTGCCACCTGGTTTGAGCATGAGCTGCCAGATCTGACCCTCTTTGAGATTTCGCATGGAAAGACTGCGTGGGATGTGATCGGCCACGACGAAACTGTGAGCCCTCTCTTCAATGCTGCAATGGTCGCAGATAGCCGCTTCCTCATGGATATTGCCATCAAAGAGTGTGGCTACGTTTTCCAGGGGATAAGCTCCCTCATTGATGTTGCGGGGGGCCATGGTGCAGCGGCACAGGCCATCTCAAAGGCCTTCCCTCACATAGACTGCAGTGTGCTGGATCTCTCACACGTCGTAGCCAGTGCTCCTGCTAGCACCGGACTTAAATACATTGCTGGTGACATGTTTGAGAGCATTCCACCTGCGAACGCAGTCTTCCTCAAG TGGGTTATGCATGACTGGGATGACTCCAAATGTGTTACGATATTAAAGAACTGCAAGAAGGCTATACCTCCACGAGATGCAGGTGGAAAGGTGATAATAGTAGACACCGTAGTTGGTGCAGGGCCTTCAAATCTTAAGCATAGAGAAACAGAAGTATTATATGATCTCTTTATTATGGTTGTCAATGGCATTGAGAGAGATGAGCAAGAGTGGAGGAAGATTATATTTGAAGCTGGTTTCACTGAGTACAAAATTATACCAGTTTTAGGTGTTCGGTCAATCGTCGAGCTCTACCCCTAA